One window of Biomphalaria glabrata chromosome 6, xgBioGlab47.1, whole genome shotgun sequence genomic DNA carries:
- the LOC129926836 gene encoding uncharacterized protein in mobD 3'region-like, giving the protein MHSEDLTNRNMHSEDLTNRNMHSEDLTNRNMHSEDLTNRNMHSEDLTNRNMQSEDLTNRNMHSEDLTNRNMHSEDLTNRNMHSEDLTNRNMHSEDLTNRNMHSEDLTNRNMHSEDLTNRNMHSEDLTNRNMHSEDLTNRNMHSEDLTNRNMHSEDLTNRNMHSEDLTNRNMHSEDLTNRNMHSEDLTNRNMHSEDLTNRNMHSEDLTNRNMHSEDLTNRNMHSEDLTNRNMHSEDLTNRNMHSEDLTNRNMHSEDLTNRNMHSEDLTNRNMHSEDLTNRNMHSEDLTNRNMHSEDLTNRNMHSADLTNRNMHSEDLTNRNMHSEDLTNRNMHSEDLTNRNMHSEDLTNRNMHSEDLTNRNMHSADLTNRNMHSEDLTNRNMHSEDLTNRNMHSEDLTNRNMHSEDLTNRNMHSEDLTNRNMHSADLTNRNMHSEDLTNRNMHSEDLTNRNMHSEDLTNRNMYSEDLTNRNMHSEVKI; this is encoded by the coding sequence ATGCACTCTGAGGatttaacaaacagaaacatgCACTCTGAGGatttaacaaacagaaacatgCACTCTGAAGatttaacaaacagaaacatgCACTCTGAGGatttaacaaacagaaacatgCACTCTGAGGatttaacaaacagaaacatgCAATCTGAAGatttaacaaacagaaacatgCACTCTGAGGatttaacaaacagaaacatgCACTCTGAGGatttaacaaacagaaacatgCACTCTGAGGatttaacaaacagaaacatgCACTCTGAGGatttaacaaacagaaacatgCACTCTGAGGatttaacaaacagaaacatgCACTCTGAGGatttaacaaacagaaacatgCACTCTGAGGatttaacaaacagaaacatgCACTCTGAGGATTTAACAAACAGAAATATGCACTCTGAGGatttaacaaacagaaacatgCACTCTGAGGatttaacaaacagaaacatgCACTCTGAGGatttaacaaacagaaacatgCACTCTGAGGatttaacaaacagaaacatgCACTCTGAGGatttaacaaacagaaacatgCACTCTGAGGatttaacaaacagaaacatgCACTCTGAGGatttaacaaacagaaacatgCACTCTGAGGatttaacaaacagaaacatgCACTCTGAGGatttaacaaacagaaacatgCACTCTGAGGatttaacaaacagaaacatgCACTCTGAGGatttaacaaacagaaacatgCACTCTGAGGATTTAACAAACAGAAATATGCACTCTGAGGatttaacaaacagaaacatgCACTCTGAGGatttaacaaacagaaacatgCACTCTGAGGatttaacaaacagaaacatgCACTCTGAGGatttaacaaacagaaacatgCACTCTGCGGatttaacaaacagaaacatgCACTCTGAGGatttaacaaacagaaacatgCACTCTGAGGatttaacaaacagaaacatgCACTCTGAGGatttaacaaacagaaacatgCACTCTGAGGatttaacaaacagaaacatgCACTCTGAGGatttaacaaacagaaacatgCACTCTGCGGatttaacaaacagaaacatgCACTCTGAGGatttaacaaacagaaacatgCACTCTGAGGatttaacaaacagaaacatgCACTCTGAGGatttaacaaacagaaacatgCACTCTGAGGatttaacaaacagaaacatgCACTCTGAGGatttaacaaacagaaacatgCACTCTGCGGatttaacaaacagaaacatgCACTCTGAGGatttaacaaacagaaacatgCACTCTGAGGatttaacaaacagaaacatgCACTCTGAGGatttaacaaacagaaacatgTACTCTGAGGatttaacaaacagaaacatgCACTCTGAAGTGAAGatttaa